Part of the Salvelinus sp. IW2-2015 unplaced genomic scaffold, ASM291031v2 Un_scaffold2343, whole genome shotgun sequence genome is shown below.
TCTCATTATACTTGACAACTTGTTCTGAAGTAACGCATCTGACAAATTTATGAGTTGAATTaatgttctgtttctctctctcactccatctatctttccttctctccatctctcttcacctctctccttctctcttgtcccctctctctctaccttgacCTTCCAACCCCCAGGTCCTGGAGAGATTGAGGAGGGTGAACTTCTCTCGTAACGGGTACCAGGTGTCTTTCGATGCCAACGGGGACCCAGTGGCAACCTATGAGCTGGTCAACTGGCAGAGACGGGAGAGTGGGAATATAGATTTTGTGACAGTGGGACTCTATGATGGGTCCATGCCTCCTGACCAGAGGCTTCACATCGAGAGGGAAATCACCTGGGTAAAGAACAGTTCACACGTACCTGTGTCAGTGTGCAGTGAGAGCTGTCCCCCAGGCACTCGTAAGGCTGTACAGAAAGGAAAGCCTGTATGCTGTTATGACTGTATCCAATGTGCAGAGGGAGAAATAAGTAATAACACAGGTAGGACTATAGGAACAGTTGGCAAAAATGTGTTGTAATTTCTATCACGGTTCACTAAGTAGTGGTTTATTCATAYTACCAGCACTACAAAGGTAGTGTCTGTCAATCATGTTCCTGTTCTTATTATCTCATGTAAGCTGCACATTAATTCaacattctttattgtaaactGACAAAGTGCAGCATTGTGGGACAtgtatttgtaaataaataaaatctgaatctATTATTATTAACATTTGATGTCTGTTGTTTTGTCCTGGTCAGATTCTTCAGACTGTCTGATCTGTCCCGAGGAGTACTGGCCCAACGCTGAGAGAGACCGCTGTATCCTTAAGCCTGTGGAGTTCCTGTCCTTCCACGAGGTCCTCGGAATCATCCTGACCGCCTGCTCTGTGGGCGGGGCTTGTCTGGCCATYGCCACGGCAACYRTMTTCTACCRCCACCGAACKTCGGCCATCGTCAGGGCCAACAACTCTGAGCTGAGCTTCCTGCTKCTCTTCTCCTTGRCWCTGTGTTTTCTGTGTTCTCTTACYTTCATTGGCCGGCCCTCTGAGTGGTCCTGTATGCTGCGYCACACAGCGTTTGGGATCACCTTCGTCCTCTGCATCTCTTGTGTTCTGGGGAAAACAATAGTGGTGTTGATGGCCTTCAGGGCTACRCTTCCAGSCAGTAATRTCATGAAATGGTTTGGTCCTCMACAGCAGAGATTGACTGTAGTGTCCTTCACGTTTGTCCAGGCTTTGATATGCACTCTGTGGTTGGTCCTGTCCCCTCCCTTCCCCATTAAAAACYTCACTACCTACAAGGAAAAGATCATTCTAGAGTGTGATGTGGGTTCAGCTWTTGGTTTCTGGKCTGTGTTGGGCTATATAGGACTSCTSTCTCTYTTGTGCTTTGTGCTGGCTTTTCTGGCTCGGAAGCTGCCTGATAACTTYAATGAGGCCAAATTCATCACCTTCAGCATGCTCATATTCTGTGCAGTCTGGATCACCTTTATCCCAGCTTATGTCAGCTCTCCTGGGAAGTTCACTGTAGCTGTGGAGATCTTTGCCATCATCACCTCTAGCTTTGGGTTGTTCTTTCTGTTATTTGTTCCTAAATGCTTCATTATTCTGTTCAGGCCGGAGAAGAACACCAAGAAACACCTTATGGAGAAGACATCSAATGATATACGTTATTAAGAAatgattgaggggaaaaaacattgtAACGTTCAGTTATATGGTTTATCATACAGTTAGGTAGGACTACTCTGACAGAGATGACCAACAATTTAGCAGCTAATCATTCGTAACATTGTAACTAGTAACATGTAACAGGTTCACTTTAGATATTCCAATGTTATGAGAGATTGTTCAAAGCTAGAgtgttaaaatgtaatttgaccTGCTAAATGATGTGATtagcagtagcctacagagtggaACCACTTCCATGTTGTTGGAAAAAAGCTTTATTCTTATATAAATTGATATAACATTGAAGTGCATGTGTTCAATTGCTATTGTAATCCATCATAttatgtattataataatataataaacatttgcacatacagttgaagtcggaaggttacatacacttaggttggagtcattaaaactcatttttcaaataCTCCACacgtttcttgttaacaaattatagttttggcaagtctgttaggacatctacaagtcaattttccaacaattgtttacagacagattatttcacttacaactcACTGTTTCACACTTCCAGTGGGTGAgacttttacatacactaagttcactgtgcctataaatagtgtcatgacgttgccctctttggatacagcgagcaccatccccctacctctctctctctctctcctacacccaggctgctgtggtcagagaggttgtAAATTCCTAGAGGAGATTCttcctcatggccagacagtatagagagagagtgagtttcatAGAGAGAACCAAGGAATTTCTTccagctcacagaactggagaacCCGAACAACATTCATGTTCTGGAGAAtttataaaagatcggtgaagtaACTAGCTACAAACTGGTccatttggtacaattttgtgaaactcatgagagacaatacagccacattaccataaccctgtttatacaagagtctcagttatgaggcttacatctaattgttgtataaaatgaatgagtaaagatgaaactattggtgaaattatgtaatgtgattttagactgtttaacttctttggggtagggggcagtattttcacgtccggatgaaaagcatgcccagagtaaactgcctgctactcagaacCAGATACTAggatatgtatattattagtagatttggatagaaaacactctgaagtttctcaaactgtttgaaggatgtctgtgagtataacataactcatatggcaggcaaaaacctgagaaaaaatccaaccaggaagtggaaaatctgaggtttttagtttttcaactctttgcttatccaagatacagtggaaatggggtcatgttgcacttcctaaggcttccactagatgtcaacagtctttagaaccttgtttgatgcttctactgtgaagtgggggcgaatgagaggggattgagtaaggtctgccatgagctgaccatgcgctgaaCATGCGctttcatgtgagagttagcttgagttccattgcatttctgaagacaaatgaattctccggttggaacattattgaagatttatgttaaaaacatcctaaagattgattctatacttcgtttgacatgtttctacggactgtaatatgacttttcgtctgaacttttgcctggacatGCCCGCGCATCGtaagtttagattgtgtactgaaagcacgaacaacaaggaggaatttggacataaattaYggacattatcgaacaaagcaaacatttattgtggaactgggattcctgggagtgcattctcatgaagatcatcaaaggtaagtgaatatttataatgctctttctgacttctgttgactccaacatggcggatatctctttgggtggATTTGTCGtctgagtgctgtactcagattattgcatggtttgctttttccgtaaagttcttttgaaatctgacacagtggttgcattaaggagaagtgtcacaaaaagcagaaatatagataaaatcgtatcactaacctttgacgatcttcatcagatgacactcccaggactcaatgttacacaatacatgtatgttttgttcgataaagttcatatttatatctaaaaacatccggagaaattgcagagagccacatcaaataacagaaacactcatcataaactttgatgagagatacatgttttacatagaattaaagataaacttgttcttaacctttcacgagtcacaaacccggatccgggatcccccccatcaaaaaagctgactagcatttattttataataaatcttcaataatattccaaccggacaatagcgtattcattacagaggaaaaagaagaaaCGGCGCGCCTGCGTGACCGCGCAGTAAACAACtcattggcctcagcctagtccacttgttgaaacagctcttattcgacccccttcctcaatagaagcctcaaacaactttctaaaactgttgacatctgctagaagccttgggaagtgcaatctggccccatagacacagcatattggataggcaatcacttaaatTAATCTACAAatctcagatatcccacttcctggttggatttgtctcagcttttttgcctgccatatgagttctgttatactcacagacattattttaacagttttggaaactttagagtattttccatccaaatctactacttatatgcatatcatagcttctggccctgggtaacaagcagtttactctgggcaccttattcatccaagttactcaatactgccccactTTCCCAAAGATGTTAACCagaccacgtggttaaactcttagactatcgataccgacagaataagaacaaatctttgatactaattactagtctgcagctaggaattcggtatcattgaacgcgaagaccgacaaccgccgaaacatctattctataacgacattgCTGAACCTTCTCTGAACTATCAATTCCAaacacggcagagagagagacagggcggacaaactctccaacagaaacaacatttcaacagagatcccgacgacacactgagcgtaaatatatgtATTGATTGAAATTattcgttcatgtgcaaaggattagcatttcaattgttataattataacgtttatctcagtcgacccccacttcccttttgtccaccaagccgcacTACTGGTTTATCTCACTAGGGAAACTCCGCTATCATTTCTTGTaagtatctactgtttgtttatgtatttctgtgagtACTTAGTAATAaagattttaagacaattgatgtatggatgactcatactgaagactgggttcgtgcagataaccaacaatttacgacgtttggaatgagactaaagtgaggtaaagaataattcattaatttgaAGACTAATggacagatattaaaatatctgaaagttatattaggaaaataataatcaaatcaaatcaaaatctaattaaatgtatttatatagcccttcttacatcagctgatatctcaaagtactgtacagaaacccagcctaaaacccgaaacagcaagcaatgcaggtgtagaagtatggtggctaggaaaaaactccctagaaaggccaaaacctaggaagaaacctagagaggaaccaggctatgaggggtggccagtcctcttctggctgtgccgggtggagattttaacagaacatggccaagatgttcaaatgttcataaatgaccagcatggtcaaataataataatcacagtagttgttgagggtgcagcaagtcagcacctcaggattaaatgtcagttggcttttcatagccgatcattaagagtatctctaccgctcctgcggtctctagagagttgaaaacagcaggtctgggacaggtagcacgtccagtgaacaggtcagggttccatagccgcaggcagaacagttgaaactggagcagcagcacggcccagtgggactggggacagcaaggagtcatcatgccaggtaatcctgaagcatggtcctagggctcaggtcatccaagagagagaaagaaagagagaaagggagaattagagagagcatacttaaattcacacaggacaccggataagacaggagaagtactccagatataacaaactgaccctagccccccgacacataaactactgcagcataaatactggaggctgagacaggaggggccaggagacactgtggccccatccgatgatacccccggacagggccaaacaggaaggatataaccccacccacttggccaaagcacagcccccacaacactagagcgatatcttcaaccaccaacttaccatcctgagacaaggccgagcatagcccacaaagatctccgccacggcaccacccaagggggggggggggcaacccagacaggaagatcacgtataataactttgtaatctgatgTTTTCCTTGGTGcaccgacttcctagttaattacagatACATGATTAATTTGTTTAACTgtgtaattaattaattcattaattcgaagactaattgatcagatattaaaatatctgaaagttatattaggaaaattataactttgtaatctgaatattttccttggtgccccgacttSctagttaattacagttacatgattgaTTTGTTTAATTGTGTAATAATAAGTAccgagagttatttgataaaaatTAATCTTCAGTATTAATGATGCAAAAGACACGacaatagcttggaaaattccagaaaaatatgtcatggctttagaagcttctgataggctgattgacatcatttgactcaattggaggtgtacctatggatgtatttcaaggcctaccttcaaactcagtgcctctttgcttgacataatgggaaaatcaaatgaaatcggccaagacctcagaaaaaaacttgtagacctccacaagtctggttcatccttgggagctatttccaaacgcctgaaggtatcacattcatctgtacaaacaatagtacgcaagtataaacaccatgggaccacgcaggcatcatagcgctcaggaagaagacgcgttctgtctcctagagattagcgtgttttggtgcgaaaagtgcaaatcaatcccagaacaacagcaaaggaccttctgaagatgctggaggaaacagatacgaAAGtgtctgtatccacagtaaaacgagtcctagatcgacataacctgaaaggccgctcagcaaggaagaagccactgctccaaaaccgccataaaaatgtcagactacggtttgcaactgcacatggggacaaagatcgtgaccatcgttatgtttggaggaaaaaggaggaggcttgcaagccaaagaacaccattccaaccgtgaagcacggggg
Proteins encoded:
- the LOC112073723 gene encoding extracellular calcium-sensing receptor-like yields the protein MVYKAVYAIAHAIHSIVCEERENSTVNCDKNLNVKPTKVLERLRRVNFSRNGYQVSFDANGDPVATYELVNWQRRESGNIDFVTVGLYDGSMPPDQRLHIEREITWVKNSSHVPVSVCSESCPPGTRKAVQKGKPVCCYDCIQCAEGEISNNTDSSDCLICPEEYWPNAERDRCILKPVEFLSFHEVLGIILTACSVGGACLAIATATXFYXHRTSAIVRANNSELSFLLLFSLXLCFLCSLTFIGRPSEWSCMLRHTAFGITFVLCISCVLGKTIVVLMAFRATLPXSNXMKWFGPXQQRLTVVSFTFVQALICTLWLVLSPPFPIKNXTTYKEKIILECDVGSAXGFWXVLGYIGLLSLLCFVLAFLARKLPDNFNEAKFITFSMLIFCAVWITFIPAYVSSPGKFTVAVEIFAIITSSFGLFFLLFVPKCFIILFRPEKNTKKHLMEKTSNDIRY